The Phyllostomus discolor isolate MPI-MPIP mPhyDis1 chromosome 15, mPhyDis1.pri.v3, whole genome shotgun sequence genome includes the window CTCCCTGGGCGTCACCACCTTCAGCCTCTGCGCCCTGGGCATCGACCGCTTCCACGTGGCCACCAGCACGCTGCCCAGGCTGCGGCCGGTCGAGCGGTGCCGGTCCATCCTGGCCAAGCTGGCGGTCATCTGGGTGGGCTCCGTGATGCTGGCCGCGCCCGAGCTGCTGCTGTGGCAGCTGGCGCAGGAGCCGGGCCCCGCCGCGGGCGCCGTGGACACGTGCGTCATGAAGCCCTCGGCCAGCCTGCCCGAGTCCCTCTACTCGCTGGTGATGACCTACCAGAACGCCCGCATGTGGTGGTACTTCGGCTGCTACTTCTGCCTGCCCGTCCTCTTCACCGTCGCCTGCCAGCTGGTGACCTGGCGCGTGCGGGGCCCGCCCGGGAGGAAGCCCGAGTGCCGGGCCGGCAAGCACGAGCCCTGCGAGCGCCAGCTCAACGCCACGGTGGTGGGCCTGGCCGCCGTGTACGCTCTGTGCACGCTGCCCGAGAGCGTCTGCAACGTCGTGCTGGCCTACCTGTCCCCCCAGCTGGCCCGCCACACCCTGGGCCTGCTGGGCCTGGTCACCCAGTTCTCCGCCTTCTTCAAGGGCGCCGCCATGCCGGTGCTGCTGCTCTGCGTCTCCCGGCCGCTGGGCCAGGCCTTCCtggactgctgctgctgctgctgcgccgAGTGCGGCGAGGCCTGCGGCGCGCCCTCGGAGCCCGCGGCCGCCCCCGGCCCGGACGGCAAGGTCAAGACGGAGCTGTCCCCCTCCATCTACTTCCACAAGCCCAGGGAGTCGCCCCCGCTGCTGCCCCTGGGCACGCCCTGCTGAGGCctggccccggggcggggggcgccaGGGGAGGGGCACCAGGGCCCT containing:
- the GPR37L1 gene encoding G-protein coupled receptor 37-like 1, with translation MRWLWPLAVALSVVSATGSHRAGVPEQVGRPRRGTGDEEARGVQQYVPEEWAEFPRPLRPAGPQPTGPSAATSRAPGEHGDAPGGGPGPRGPVTGAPGQRLRMQNPLYPVTGDSYGAYAVLLLALLVFAVGIVGNLAVMCVVWHSYHLKSAWNAILASLALWDFLVLFFCLPVVVFDELTKQRLLGDVSCRAVPFLEVCSLGVTTFSLCALGIDRFHVATSTLPRLRPVERCRSILAKLAVIWVGSVMLAAPELLLWQLAQEPGPAAGAVDTCVMKPSASLPESLYSLVMTYQNARMWWYFGCYFCLPVLFTVACQLVTWRVRGPPGRKPECRAGKHEPCERQLNATVVGLAAVYALCTLPESVCNVVLAYLSPQLARHTLGLLGLVTQFSAFFKGAAMPVLLLCVSRPLGQAFLDCCCCCCAECGEACGAPSEPAAAPGPDGKVKTELSPSIYFHKPRESPPLLPLGTPC